A segment of the Synergistaceae bacterium genome:
TTTACCCCTGAAGAGTGGGCGACAAAAGGCCATGAATACGACGAAATTCGTGATAACGCGCTCGGCTGGGACATTACGGATTATGGCGAGGGTAATTTTGCGAAAAAGGGGCTATATCTCATCACAATAAGAAACGGCAACGTTCACAACAAGAAATACACTAAGACTTATGCCGAAAAAATTATGATGTTGAAAGAGGGCCAAGTATCGCCAAATCATTTTCACTGGCACAAGATGGAAGATATTATAAATCGCGGCGGCGGTAATGTAGTATTCAGGCTTTGGAACGCTGACAGGAAGACCGAGCAGCCATTAAATACCGACGTGAAAATTTTTCAGGATGGGCGCGAGTATTTTGTGCCTGCAGGTAGTGATGTAATTCTCAAGCCCGGCGAGTCTCTTTCACTTTATCCGTATTATTATCATGAATTTATCATACAGCCCGGTACTGAATATGCTATTATCGGTGAAGTCTCAATGTGCAACGACGACAACACTGACAACAGATTTTATGAGCCTTTAGGGAGATTTCCTACTATAGAAGAGGACGAGAAGCCATATAGATTGCTTTGTACTGAATATCCCCCTGCAAAGGATTAAAAATTTTTTGTATCTAGCAAAGTCCGCAGATAATTTTTTACTCCTGAAAATACCCACCGGCGGGCTTAGAGGTACCTACACGGTTTCAAACGGGGATAAGTAAAATTATTCCCGTAAAAATATAAAATTTTAAGCGTGAAAGGAGTAATATATTTTGAGTGATTATGTCGTAACAATGGAGCATATAACGAAAACTTTTCCGGGCGTTAAGGCACTTGATGACGTTCATTTGCATTTGAAGGCTGGTCGTGTTATGGCTCTATTAGGAGAGAACGGCGCGGGGAAGTCAACGCTCATGAAAATTTTATCAGGTGTCTACACGCGAGATTCGGGCGAGATTACTATTTTCGGGCAGAAAATTGAGGGTGATTTGAACACTAAGCAGGCTCAAGCACTTGGAATAGCAATAATCCATCAAGAATTAAACATGTGCCAGCATTTGAGCGTGTCAGCAAATATGTTTTTAGGCCGTGAAATTATAAAGCATGGCAGGCTTGATAACGCGGCAATGAATAAATTAGCTATTGAGCAGCTCGCAAAACTGGGAATTCACGACATAGACCCGGACGAATCAGTAGGAAATTTAACAGTCGGCCGTCAGCAAATGGTAGAAATCGCAAAAGCCCTGTTAATTAACGCTAAAGTCTTAGTCATGGATGAGCCTTCTTCTTCCTTATCTAATGCAGAAATCACGGAAATGTTTAGAATCGTCCGCGAGTTAAAGGCAATGGGCACGGCAATTGTATATATTTCTCACAGGCTGCAGGAATTACATCACATTGTCGACGACGTTACGATTATGCGCGACGGAAAATATATAACAGAAGGCGAATTTAACTCGTTCACTATGGATCAGATTATAGCGAACATGGTAGGGCATGAAGTCAAAAATCAATTCCCGCGTGAAGATGTACCTAAGGGCAAGAAAATTTTAGAAGTCAAGCATTTGAACGCCGGCAAATTAGTACGTGATGTCAGCTTTGATTTATACGAGGGTGAAGTGTTAGGATTTTCGGGACTTGTAGGAGCAGGCCGAACTGAGACAATGCGCGCAATTTTCGGAGCAGACCCTAAAGAGAGCGGCGAAATTTTACTAGACGGCAACCCTATAAGCATATATAATCCCGGCTCGGCAATTCGTCAAGGCATAGTCTTAGCACCTGAAGACAGGAAAAAAGAAGGACTTTGCACAAAACTTTCTATCAGGGATAATATAGCATTGCCAAATCTCGATATAATCACGCTCGGCAGTCCCACCGGGAAGATTAACAAGAAAGTCGAGAATGAGATGATAGAGAAGGGGAAGAGCTCACTAACTATCAAGATGGCAGATGCTGAAGTAGCTGCGGGGAGTTTATCAGGCGGAAATCAACAAAAAGTAGTTGTTGCAAAGTGGCTCGCTCGTCAGTCAAGAGTGTTAATTTTCGACGAACCTACACGGGGAATTGACGTAGCCGCAAAAGTTGAGATTTACGAGATTATTAACGAGCTCAAGAAACAGGGAGTAGGCGTTATTATAGTATCGTCAGAATTGCCGGAAGTCATGGGAATAG
Coding sequences within it:
- a CDS encoding D-lyxose/D-mannose family sugar isomerase — protein: MKRSEINAHIKEFEALLKKHCFALPPFLSFTPEEWATKGHEYDEIRDNALGWDITDYGEGNFAKKGLYLITIRNGNVHNKKYTKTYAEKIMMLKEGQVSPNHFHWHKMEDIINRGGGNVVFRLWNADRKTEQPLNTDVKIFQDGREYFVPAGSDVILKPGESLSLYPYYYHEFIIQPGTEYAIIGEVSMCNDDNTDNRFYEPLGRFPTIEEDEKPYRLLCTEYPPAKD
- a CDS encoding sugar ABC transporter ATP-binding protein — encoded protein: MEHITKTFPGVKALDDVHLHLKAGRVMALLGENGAGKSTLMKILSGVYTRDSGEITIFGQKIEGDLNTKQAQALGIAIIHQELNMCQHLSVSANMFLGREIIKHGRLDNAAMNKLAIEQLAKLGIHDIDPDESVGNLTVGRQQMVEIAKALLINAKVLVMDEPSSSLSNAEITEMFRIVRELKAMGTAIVYISHRLQELHHIVDDVTIMRDGKYITEGEFNSFTMDQIIANMVGHEVKNQFPREDVPKGKKILEVKHLNAGKLVRDVSFDLYEGEVLGFSGLVGAGRTETMRAIFGADPKESGEILLDGNPISIYNPGSAIRQGIVLAPEDRKKEGLCTKLSIRDNIALPNLDIITLGSPTGKINKKVENEMIEKGKSSLTIKMADAEVAAGSLSGGNQQKVVVAKWLARQSRVLIFDEPTRGIDVAAKVEIYEIINELKKQGVGVIIVSSELPEVMGIADHIIVMCNGRITGEVDPRHTTEEEIMTYATRFGDNAA